In the Acidovorax sp. A79 genome, one interval contains:
- a CDS encoding heavy-metal-associated domain-containing protein: MTCGHCERAVTQAVQGVDPDATVRIDRGTGRVEVGNTDADRAALTSAIAEEGYAVAP, encoded by the coding sequence ATGACCTGCGGCCACTGCGAGCGTGCCGTCACGCAGGCCGTGCAAGGGGTGGACCCGGATGCCACCGTGCGCATCGACCGCGGCACGGGGCGCGTGGAAGTGGGCAACACCGACGCGGACCGCGCGGCCCTGACCAGCGCCATCGCCGAAGAAGGCTACGCGGTCGCGCCATGA
- the cueR gene encoding Cu(I)-responsive transcriptional regulator encodes MTATPGAPARHRAEPALPSRPLSIGEAARSAGISARMVRHYESLGLLSAVARTDSGYRQYTEADVHTLHFIRRSRDLGFSMEEIAELLALWHDRSRASSQVKRIAQAHIDDLSERIAAMQAMQRTLKTLVSCCQGNDRPDCPILDDLAAAPGTPPAPRPARPD; translated from the coding sequence ATGACGGCCACCCCCGGCGCACCGGCCCGCCACCGCGCAGAGCCCGCGCTGCCGAGCCGGCCGCTGTCCATCGGAGAAGCGGCGCGCAGCGCGGGCATCTCCGCCCGCATGGTGCGCCACTACGAGTCGCTGGGCCTGCTGTCCGCCGTGGCCCGCACCGACAGCGGCTACCGCCAGTACACCGAGGCGGACGTGCACACGCTGCACTTCATCCGCCGCAGCCGCGACCTGGGCTTCTCGATGGAGGAGATCGCCGAGCTGCTCGCCCTGTGGCACGACCGCAGCCGCGCCAGCAGCCAGGTCAAGCGCATCGCCCAGGCGCACATCGACGACCTGAGCGAGCGCATTGCCGCCATGCAGGCCATGCAGCGCACGCTGAAAACGCTGGTGTCGTGCTGCCAGGGCAATGACCGGCCGGACTGCCCGATCCTCGACGACCTGGCGGCAGCGCCCGGCACACCGCCCGCCCCCAGGCCCGCGCGCCCGGATTGA